Genomic DNA from Ctenopharyngodon idella isolate HZGC_01 chromosome 1, HZGC01, whole genome shotgun sequence:
AGTCCCGACACTTATTGAATAGTATTAACATGTCAACGTTGCAGTATTTGCAACAACATGAAGGTTGTTCTGTACCTGTAACATTTCCTCACATAAAGGCAGATGTGTATCACAAATTGTGAATCCTTTCCACTGCATGAACAGCTGAATATAGGCTTTTCACACTTACTTAACTCTGGGTTAACGGCTTTTAAACCCCAAGTTAAGGCCACTTCATACTACATTCATACCTTGTCATCAAGgaattgtgtaaaataaataagtatcatggttttcacaagaattataagcagcacaattgttttcaactgtgataataataagaaatgtttcttgagcaccatattggaatgatttctgaatgatcatgtgacactgaagactggaggaatgatgctgaaaattcagctttgccttcacaggaataaattatattttaaaatatattacaatagtaaacagttattttaaaatgtaataatatttcacaatattactgtttgtatttttgatcaaataaatagtgagtataagagactgctttcaaaaacaaaacttttgagTACACTTGAGTAGTGTACATGGCCACAATTCCTTAAAGAAGCAGTTATTAAAACAGGTCAAATatgttaacccagggttaaacATTAGTGTGAAAAGTCCTGTAAAAATAGCAAACATAAATGATTGACTGTAGTTTACTCATTCTCAAAATCACATGAATACATATTAATCTTTAACAATGCATTGATTAACTAGAGTGTGATGAAGGAATTCGGGAAAACCAAGGGCTGCTAAATATAAATGAGTATCTCTGGACTGAGTGTGACAGTGTGAGATCCAGAATGCTGTTTGACAGGTTCATGATTTTGGGTGCTGTTCAACAGATAAGAGCATCCAATGAGTATCACTAAGAAACATTTTGCTGATAAACTATGGACATTAAACATTTAGAGACTGTTAACTATACTTGAAAAGACCTTTATTTTGCTTGCAGTGCTTTGTTTCCTGTAGACTGTAATTCAACATTTAAGAAGCAGATCAATGTGTAAACAGAGCAGAATGCACATAACTACTTTCCATCAATAGGGTACAAAACAGAgcttcaaataaatgttataataataataataatatgtgtcAGTGAAAGGCGGTGTATAACCTTCATAATGGTGCATTATGAGGAGCATAATATTGTTTATCCACCTCAGGAGAGTAAACTACATATAATATGAGctgtattacaataataaaacattctAGAATGGGTTAACAGCCAGTGTTGGGGTaaaacattacaagtaacgtgtaGTCAGcattacaaataatcagattacttttaagtaactagtaaagtaacacattacttttaaatttacaacaacatatctgagttactttttcaaataagtaacgcaagttactttgttttcccaagTATTggctgacagctctcctgtccccatgttgagagaaatcgggagtaagatgcagaggtgttgtgtgcgctgtgtgaacaggatggttattgtagttaaatgtgaacatgaatttactcatctcacttgcataaAAACAGATCCAGTATTCttccaaattaataaaaacagtgaaatgcaaacttgaatattacgcaaacctgcaaaaatatactttgtgtatttaatctcactttattaaccaatgtctttgctgctgaccttcgatgatccagtTCAACCAtaccaataagcaaaaatgactttagataaacatcacatttgtgtttaatgtttttgtttttattgctgcaatctagaatggcagcacagctgaaaggtttctTTGacctgcgccctctactgtacagccATGAATTTGCATATATTTCAGCCTGAGGCATATTCATTTCACTTATGGTGTAAAAATGTGGCCTTTACATTTGTcaaaaaaggttttgttttgatgatgttgttattaaaaaaaaaacaagcccaGCCCATGTGCAAAAGTaacaacgcattactttccaattccaaaaaagtaatgtaacacaattagttactttttttagggagtaatgcactgtaacacattactttaaaaatgaactttccccaacactggtaacAGAATTGACCCTTTGCCAGGAGTTTGactgacaggcgatctaaccaatcataacgccgaatctgccattttgtcctgacaaagcagtcagttagcagattaacgtaggtggacttgaatttgaaaaatggtgtgtactgacgtctttccgcgattgaaacaacattccttatgatgttcattcatgtttatttgatgctataaatgaaccaTATAGGAAGAGACGATCGGTTCacgaggcgctacagcgatctgtcacgacacattaaagatccacaaaacggtatttattgtttaaatttctttaaaaatgacacaatttgagactttgtttcatatcaaaagttacctttttttttcttagtaaaACTCATAACAGGGTTGAATGGTTGACATTTGAAACTAGCTACTTGGAATGCTGTGAATATTATGTTAGTTAATAGCATCTTAAATATGAAATAGCTCTCTGTCTGAAGAACgtgagattttttaaaaatctattgcTTTATAAAACAAAGTAACGAGACGCCAGTTTGTACCCTATTTGTGGAGAATTCCATCCCCCAAACTTCACTTGCAAGCTTTGTGTTAACACTTATTCATAGCTGGTTtttgaaacacacacattcgTTTACTGTACCatgtaatatatttgaaatgaaCCAAAAAAGCACCAGATAACTTCTGTGTGTTGACCTGGTAATAATAGCATGTATATCAACCTGACTGTATCTTTCCcttatttctgtttgtttttcttatgGCACAATAAAGCACACTACTATAAGAGACACACTGTACTATAAATCTGGGTTGCAAATGAATACATGCCTGTAAACGTTTTATAAATTCAAGTTTCTTGTTAAGGGCTTTTATGCCATTTAGCTCTCTGGAAAAGTCTGCttattaaactgaattaatggaGATGATTGAACAGGACGCCGTCTTTTGAGGCTTAAACCTAAAACACAGTTTCTCGTAGTTTTGACTGTGATGCAAAGTGAAtttgaacacagttactgagaCACGGCAATCTTCCACCAATTGTTTAATTAtaaatgactatttttttttttttttgtattagttattttactgttatttatatatttttttaggtttttcatgtaagattatattttatttcagcatcatttcaaTTAGTACTTTAAAGGTGTCCTAGTATGCAAAATGGTAAatatccacccactccttttttttaaaaaaaaaatccacataaaTCAGAAGCAATGTCTGAAAAGACGCTGTTCCAGATTTCCAGATTCCAAGCCCCACCCATATCTGGCGACCCTGAGTGAGTGAGTCGCACCAAAGTCCCTGGTCGCACatagtccgccatgtttatttcCTCGCAATAGCACCTATTGATATAATGTCTGTGCtacataaacattacaaatattctGTTTTTGGATGTACCAACAaacataagagtctccatagactccTGGCATATGAGCCACTGAGGACAAAGTGGatgaatttcatttatgaaggaaatgtgcAGAAGAAATTAGGTAAAGTGTACGTGATTAGGTAAAGTGTTGTGCACTTTACCTAATTAGGTAAAAATTAGGAAATTAGGTAAAGTGTTGTGCAAATTATTTTATGCCAAACTCCTTCGCAAACGAGAGtcagttcaacgctggatttgcataAAAGTTGATTCTGAATGATGGGTCAATACCAACATCTATACTACAGTTCCCACGTGAGCACCTGTACAACAATGTATAGATAATCCTGACGGAACATACTAATCTATAGGCTAAGTTGAATAAAGCTAACTCCATAgctaaatttatccactaaccattcagaaacgtcctttgcattctaaaagttgtaacttcttcctgagttaCTCCATCTGTGTCTCTGGTCTCGACTCGAACATTAGGCTGAACACTGCTACTGATAATTTctaacatttttacattatccTGTAAaaactccaccctcttctggaaggGGGCgcggagcagcagctcatttgcatttaaaggtacacacgaaaacggcatgtttttgctcacatccaaataggggcaaattggacgttataaatgatttgtggagtattttgagctgaaacttcacagacacattctggggacaccagagacttatattacatcttgtaaaaaggggcataataggtcccctttaacaacAACACTGGCCAAAATAACCTTTTCCCACATTCTCTCAGAATTACTTTAGAATTAAAGTGATTGTTCATGAAAATTCTCTTATTATTTACTccccatcatgtcattccaaactttatgctgttattttttgctgtggaacaaaattttgtaatttttttaaatgtattttgggTTTGTAATGTCAGAAGGAACATGAATCACAGCACACAATCATGGCATCCAGCAGTCTGGTTCACTGTACTGGCTCATCTTTATTCAGGACCTCATGGTACTGTATATGTCACCTTAAAGACTTTGATAACCACTGTAACTTCTTCcattaacaaaatataacagTTACCTCTCTGCTTCAGGGGGAATTTGTGGCATTTTATCATATCATGCAATTAGACAGAATTAGAGCAAGCACACACAttccacccacacacacacactcacacacacacatatggacAAGTATGCTTGTTAAAGTAAACAGTCTGTTCCAGTAATCTCAGTTATCTCATCTGGAATGTCTCCGACTGCTCCAAGAGTCCatcatcaaacacacacacaccgagaGAGACTGAGACACACACTCATTTGCTCATTCTCTGACCATTTCTcgttatttctctctctctctcttgataGTGACATAAgtacttttaaaaatcaaaatttgctaaTTCTTTcttaacaaaaacatattttgacaCAAATGACATGGACAGCACTGGTTTAACAGCAGTAAACATTGATGTGATGTATCGTTTGGTACAGTTGTCGATCAGCTAAGCCAAGATGCTATTTAATAATcagaaacacaaaaataataaaaataagtataatgtattttctttatcaTACATAAAGGCGCACTAGGTATCTTGCAACTGGTAAAAAGTTTtaccttttattatttttcattataataatttatattatttaaatattataatacattttcattttataatcggtcacaaattattttttactatcGCAAAAGTGACCAAAAGCATTACttagtgcacctttaattatttttcatttctttagataaatagtaataataataaaatgctttaCTAAATAAATTGCACATTGTGATTTTGACAATAATTCGTTGCTGACTGTAAATGTAAAACGTTTGGGTAGGCAATGACAATCAATGTCCCAAAACATCCACTTCTGCTCAAGTTAACGTGAGACTACATTATCATTTAATTCTGTATTATAGTGCGGACTACACAGGTGAGCATCATCCCCTCGCCACCTTGTTACTAAAATGCGATACGATACAATACATTTAGCTAACATTGACGGCAGTCTATACTCTGTCCTTTAGCGCTGCTATATTCCTtgtcttctgattggttgtgGATTAAAACGCAGGCGGGATATTGTATCCGGGGGGGCGGGTCTCCACGGTCTCGATGAGTGGTGGACTCTGGTAAGCGTTGACGGGGATGGTAGTCTGACCGATTACATCATTGGAGGGGTACGGCTGCTTGGGTGCCTGACCGTCCACGGGCTCGGTGGAGAACAGTGTCATGTCTGTACCGAGCAGGAACCTCTGAACAGCACACACCGTAAGGCCCGCCTAGTCAAGATAAGCAGGATTATGCATATTAGTCTGATTAACATGTTAGTGAGAAAGATAACCAAGCTTTTGAGGTATCAAGCATAGTAGCAAGAGTTAGTTGGAATGCTTGAGTTAATCAAGTTTCAgtataaacacaaaataacaatgTTTTCTGACTAGATCTAGAAGAAGAAGTTCATTCTTAAAGGtgtaatgtgtaaaatttgggaggatctattgacaggaatgcaatataatatacataactatgttttcagtggtgcataaagaccttacataatgaactgttatgttaccttagaatgagccatttctatctcatactCCTTCCATGTCAATTCGCCATTATGCgccggtgttgtgccgaatttcgacctcctgccagattattacccccctagtattggtaggtttaggagtaggtgtTGGGTTAAGATTAGGCTATCAAGCAGCGACTTCAAcaaggggggtaataatttggcagggggttgaaatttggcacaacacctgcatgtttctacagcagccctctACATAGCACAtttagtcactatgttgttcttcttctaaattgtttgtgtttttagaggcagcttgcattgTCACTACGCTGAATACGCACGAAGAAGAGAAgcttgttagaagtaagaagctTCACACAGGCTactctcttctgtctcagacgatgacatctttgtcttgtgtcggccagacggccaccgtagcttctccgaaagggaggggtgcgaGGGGTGAGCGCCGTAAGTTGCAGTTTGtaacctcaccactagatgccgctaagatttacacattgcacctttaaggcaCATTCACTCCAAGAATGATAAgcataaagataactataacaataactacattagtgtccacaccagcggacagtatcgttctgtttattacaAGCacgcgctgcagttttgttgtctgccgctttaaatgctcgagctctttaaagcaggatggattctgattggctgtcagggtgttttttcattcatcagctggaaagaaAATTGTTCttaaagtgattccaacgatattgaTCCTCTGTGTTGCTATCGTTAtagactctgctattcttttatatttagaacgatttttagaactatatctttaacgttatcgttatagttactgtccttggtgtgaatgggcctttataGCTGTCATTGACTTTAATCAAAGTAGACAATATATAGGATGGAAGTACAGCCTGTATTGTTGTGTACCTGGAAATCAGTcaggtttatttaaaaaagttaaaaggggggaaaaacacTTCAGGTAGGTTTATTAATTTTCGGAATGTTTTCAGCTTTTACAGCAATCATAATGTGTCATAAAGCATGCTATCGTCATACATTGATATACAGTGGCCAAATGTCTACATGTACACCAcggttcaaatgtttggggtgattttttttttatgtttttggtctcttatgctcaccatggctgcatgtatttgatccaaaatttttaaaaagttatactGTCAAATattagtacaatttaaaataactgtttttttttttttttggttttttatagattttaaaatgtaatctattcctgtaatgtcaaagctgaattttcaataGCCATTACTCACATtcatcctttagaaatcattttaataggcttagttagtgctcaagaaacttttcttattatattataatcttAATGACTATATACACGtagtttaataaagtttaattacacTTATTTTACACTATTAATCGATTAATCATCATGtctatcattaaaatatatatgtatacaaatatgcttatatttataaaactagGCATCATAATAATCAGTTCAATAACAATAACATCAGTTCAATAATATGAAATCTTTACAAATTTTAGtacttgtttcattattatACCAATATTTATGACACattattcttgttttttaagCTTTGTAgatttataatgtttgttaTAGATCTAAGTTATTATAGAGTGGATGCTTTGTATTAACCATATTGATAGCACTTTGTACTACCGTCAGACTAGCATAGTTTAGAGTGCACTTGAGAGTGAAACATGAAATCTACATCTACACTATTGAGAGAGTGTTAGTCTGTTTGGACAAAAGCCTCTGTTTATCCTCCATAAAGGCAATGTTCTTAAACCTGTGCACTGCTAGCAGACATAGATACGCCTGAAACACAAACACCAACATTGGCACTCAAATATGAACGTAGTTGTGACTGTATGTATCTGGGAGGGTGGGATGTCTTACCCAGGTAAGGATGGAAAAGAAAGAGAAGGCAATAGCTGCTCGTGCTGCGTCTGACGCCTGCTCCAGCGGCAGCTCTTTAGGGGACGTACGGCTCCACTGATTGGCCAAAAAGCAGAATCCTACAAACCAAAGGAACGTCCAAAATCCTAAAGAGAAGAGATGGGAAAATGTGTGTGGGAGAAATAACaaatattgtctttaaaaaaatgatttttgatttatttatttttttctcaggggaacgcaaaacattttgaaagcgaatgcaaagtttctcgggggaacacaAACTCAAAgtttcacataaaaaaattcaaaaagcatattttaaatttactttgaGTGGTCATCAGTGTATGAAGCCCCTAAATGGACATGGtgatgaaaaaatatgagaagGGAGGAAAAAAGTATGCAAACATTTTgagagcgaacgcaaagtttctctgggaacgtaaaacattttaatagcgaatgcaaagtttcttaggggaacgcaaacattttgagagtgaacgcaaagttccctttcgaatgggAACTCTCACTGCTTCCCTATAGCGCCCTCTAGGGGACACAGCATCTCATTCAACTTCTCAGAGAACCATCATTACatgcataacctgagacgttcacTTTCGAATGGAAACCCATGCTGCGTCCCCTAGAGGGTGCTGTGGGGATGCAGCGTcttgttccccttctcagggaaccatggttatatgcgtaacctgagacgtttctCATTTTaagagcgaacgcaaagtttcttgggggaatgcAAGTTTCTCGGGGAACTGCAAACATTTCGAGaacaaacgcaaagtttcttgggggaatgcaaacattttgaaagcaaacgcaaagtttcaAAGTTTCCTGGggaaaacacaaaacattttgagaGCGAACGCaatgtttctcaggggaacgcgaacattttaaaaatgaatgcaaagtttctcagggggaCGCAAAACATTTTGAGAGAGAATGCAAAGATTCAAAGTTTCTCGGGAgaacgcaaacatttttatgccacatccacacaaagccagagctttccccatccgatcttttttttttcctcgttcAACCGTAAACACGGCGTCGTCTCAAGAAATAACTGCGTACACGCAAAACCACTGAAACCAaacaaaacgatgtagtatacatgccagaccagtatgtggtgctgtaattctgccacagagatggACTAAAAAAGGA
This window encodes:
- the syngr3b gene encoding synaptogyrin-3b, with translation MDGAGSFGAGRAGSAFDLLTFVKQPQTILRVLAWIFSMVVFASIINEGYANMGSERLHCVFNKNADACNYGITIGIVAFLASVFFLALDVYFPQISSVKDRKRAVLLEMVFSGFWTFLWFVGFCFLANQWSRTSPKELPLEQASDAARAAIAFSFFSILTWAGLTVCAVQRFLLGTDMTLFSTEPVDGQAPKQPYPSNDVIGQTTIPVNAYQSPPLIETVETRPPGYNIPPAF